A region from the Criblamydia sequanensis CRIB-18 genome encodes:
- a CDS encoding glycosyltransferase, translating to MKSPHVLIIPSWYRTESKPLRGYNFNFWAKTLSLRNSKVGLIFSDLLPLRKNLKIDKLKNYYFKIEETHDSGFPELIFKGVNLGLFHPNFRLYFLIKTYERLFKTYIKKFGRPDLIQAHSFLAAGVVARHLQKRFSIPYIVSEHASFFYKTACHGELIPTPVLNKYKEAYRHAKCVSAVSRPLLNWLADSLQVENKGIVLPNIIEPFPFKEKKSKSEPFIYLTLAHLSRIKRIDLLLESFRLLADTGKKVKLIIAGDGEEKTALLNLRKQLCLENSVSFIGSLKRNQLAHFFSQGDAFILPSFVETFGNAIVEALHYGLPIIAGAMGAPGEYINENNGLLFNGSSKEELARLMAKLMNHSFNSEIIKNHAKSHFDNNKTMDLLQSIHQKALLT from the coding sequence ATGAAATCTCCTCATGTTTTAATCATCCCCTCCTGGTATCGAACAGAGAGTAAACCTCTACGAGGGTACAATTTTAATTTTTGGGCCAAGACCTTAAGCTTGCGAAATTCAAAAGTTGGTCTTATTTTTTCAGATTTGCTTCCTTTAAGAAAAAATTTAAAAATCGATAAATTAAAAAACTATTATTTCAAGATTGAAGAAACCCATGATTCCGGCTTTCCGGAGCTTATTTTTAAGGGAGTGAATCTAGGTCTCTTCCATCCAAATTTTCGTCTCTATTTTTTAATTAAAACTTATGAAAGGCTCTTTAAGACCTACATAAAAAAGTTTGGGCGCCCTGACCTTATCCAAGCCCATAGTTTTTTGGCGGCAGGGGTTGTGGCAAGACATTTGCAAAAACGCTTTTCTATTCCTTATATCGTAAGCGAGCATGCCAGCTTTTTTTATAAAACTGCCTGTCATGGGGAGCTGATCCCAACACCTGTTTTAAATAAATATAAAGAAGCCTATCGCCATGCTAAGTGTGTCTCAGCCGTTAGCCGCCCTCTTCTTAATTGGCTTGCAGATAGCCTTCAGGTTGAAAATAAAGGAATAGTCCTACCCAATATCATCGAGCCTTTTCCTTTTAAAGAAAAAAAATCTAAAAGCGAACCCTTCATCTATTTAACCCTTGCCCACTTAAGCCGGATCAAGCGGATTGATCTTTTGCTAGAAAGTTTTAGATTGCTTGCAGATACCGGAAAAAAAGTTAAGTTAATTATTGCAGGAGATGGGGAGGAGAAGACCGCATTACTTAATTTACGAAAACAGCTTTGCCTTGAAAATTCTGTTAGTTTTATCGGCAGCTTAAAAAGAAATCAGCTGGCCCATTTTTTTAGCCAAGGAGATGCTTTTATCCTCCCAAGCTTTGTTGAAACGTTTGGAAATGCGATTGTTGAAGCCTTGCACTATGGTCTGCCTATCATTGCAGGAGCTATGGGAGCCCCGGGTGAGTATATCAATGAAAATAACGGGTTATTGTTTAATGGTTCGTCCAAAGAGGAATTAGCCCGTTTAATGGCAAAGCTTATGAACCATTCATTCAATAGCGAAATTATCAAAAATCATGCCAAATCCCATTTTGATAACAATAAAACCATGGATCTTCTTCAATCAATCCATCAAAAAGCCCTTTTGACATGA
- a CDS encoding glycosyltransferase, producing MTEKALVLSFSDLRIDARVNRQIDFLLKLKKEVTVIAFNPPKTTIKTFIPISPPSRSFFNKVKMFFYLIFRKYEKIYFEKPEIKEILSFNLNNFDLVIANDIETLPIALKIKKNAILLFDAHEYAPKQFESNFYWKLTRQAFKSYLSKKYIKEAHRVTTVSEPIARQYQEFCSIKKPTVITNAPGFRNLAPSKVNSQKIRLVHHGFCDQTRKIEDMISLFFLLEDRFALDFFLLSNNKKYLDKLKRLASKNNRIRFLEPVPFSKLPEALNSYDIGLYLQPKSSFNALNSLPNKFFDFIQARLALAISPSLQMAELIRKYKNGRVSLDFSKESFAKMLNDLKVEEIEDMKNNSNLAAKELSELNNFKIMKELLAENGS from the coding sequence ATGACTGAAAAAGCGCTTGTACTCTCCTTCTCCGATTTAAGAATAGATGCCAGAGTGAATAGGCAAATTGACTTCTTGTTAAAACTTAAAAAAGAAGTCACAGTGATCGCTTTTAATCCTCCGAAAACAACCATAAAAACTTTTATCCCAATCAGCCCTCCTTCCAGAAGTTTTTTCAACAAAGTAAAAATGTTTTTTTACCTTATCTTCAGGAAATATGAAAAAATTTACTTTGAAAAACCGGAAATTAAAGAAATATTGTCTTTTAATTTGAACAATTTTGATCTTGTCATTGCAAATGACATTGAAACCCTGCCGATTGCCTTAAAGATTAAAAAAAATGCCATTCTTTTATTTGATGCTCATGAATATGCCCCCAAGCAATTTGAAAGCAATTTTTATTGGAAACTAACAAGACAAGCCTTCAAAAGCTATTTGTCAAAAAAGTACATAAAAGAAGCCCATAGGGTTACAACCGTATCAGAGCCAATTGCTAGGCAATATCAGGAATTTTGCTCTATTAAAAAACCGACTGTGATTACTAATGCTCCCGGTTTTAGAAATCTAGCCCCCTCAAAAGTGAATAGCCAAAAGATTCGGCTTGTCCACCATGGCTTTTGCGATCAGACAAGAAAAATTGAAGATATGATTTCACTTTTCTTTCTTTTAGAGGATCGCTTTGCTTTAGATTTTTTTCTTCTATCAAATAATAAGAAGTATTTAGACAAGTTAAAGCGGCTCGCTTCGAAAAATAATCGTATCAGATTTTTAGAGCCGGTTCCCTTTTCAAAGCTGCCGGAAGCTCTAAATTCTTATGACATCGGTCTCTATTTGCAACCTAAAAGCTCTTTTAATGCCTTAAACAGCTTGCCTAATAAATTTTTTGATTTTATTCAAGCAAGACTTGCTCTTGCCATAAGCCCGTCTCTACAGATGGCTGAACTTATAAGAAAATATAAAAATGGTCGAGTAAGCTTAGATTTTTCTAAAGAATCCTTTGCTAAAATGTTAAATGATTTAAAAGTTGAAGAAATCGAAGATATGAAAAATAATTCAAATTTAGCAGCGAAAGAGTTATCTGAATTAAACAACTTTAAAATAATGAAAGAACTTTTGGCAGAAAACGGCTCTTAA
- a CDS encoding ABC transporter ATP-binding protein, protein MFFRELPFILSKEEKKTYLIIIAAIVLTSLLETAQISALAFYLSSIFEGFWDKGISFSIRLLGMPINLGFFEFSLSLLGLITIKMFVQLYTLKKVSKFPYEFFLNLSQKLFFHYLEQDYETTIKKNSAQLIKNCLSTCLQVAQGMLSSLQFVSYAVITTFLFFLLLFQYFYSAWSLILFFLSIGIFLIAKFGNKLRSLGKKKESASGQCYAFLADGFYALKEIKIYRKAYFFKDRFLKPLEEFSTSIFEAAFLSQRVSPLVEYASYFLLILSLTLAWSLGYSKETFPEALILLALIARRLLPAVNQLLSLNLTLKNAESSFVSLKKELLEVKKEKKEFHLDFNHEITLKDISYSYNGHNYALNNLSCTFKKGTYVAIIGKTGSGKSTLLDLLCGLIKPSLGEITVDGIPFRDLKALQPKIGYVPQHTAIIDDSLINNIAFGEPVDFKRIFEASRQAHLIHFTEKLKDGFDSKVGDKGVLLSGGERQRLSLARALYRNSEVLILDEASSALDTNTEDLIEAVLKSKAPHQTIFSVTHRLYNMERFDQIYLMEEGRIQNFGTHEELLNTSSLYQKLLGHKTFETNRS, encoded by the coding sequence ATGTTTTTTAGAGAATTACCTTTTATACTATCAAAAGAAGAAAAGAAAACTTACCTTATCATTATTGCAGCTATCGTTTTAACCTCGCTTTTAGAAACTGCTCAAATTTCAGCTCTTGCTTTTTATTTATCTTCTATTTTTGAAGGTTTTTGGGACAAAGGCATTTCATTTTCCATCAGACTACTTGGAATGCCGATTAATCTCGGTTTTTTTGAGTTTAGCTTAAGTTTGCTTGGATTAATCACAATCAAAATGTTTGTTCAGCTCTATACTCTAAAAAAGGTCTCAAAGTTTCCTTACGAGTTTTTTTTAAATTTAAGCCAAAAACTTTTCTTTCACTATCTAGAGCAAGATTATGAAACAACAATAAAAAAAAATAGCGCTCAACTCATAAAAAATTGTCTTTCAACTTGCCTTCAAGTGGCGCAAGGAATGCTCTCAAGCCTTCAATTTGTTTCGTATGCGGTGATTACAACTTTCTTGTTTTTTCTTTTGCTTTTTCAATATTTCTATTCCGCATGGAGTCTTATTTTATTTTTTTTAAGTATAGGTATTTTTCTAATAGCAAAATTTGGAAATAAATTAAGAAGCCTTGGAAAGAAAAAGGAAAGCGCGTCAGGACAGTGTTATGCCTTTTTGGCAGATGGTTTTTATGCTTTAAAAGAGATAAAAATTTACCGAAAAGCTTATTTTTTTAAAGATCGATTTCTCAAACCCTTAGAGGAGTTTTCTACAAGTATTTTTGAAGCGGCTTTTCTATCGCAAAGAGTTTCGCCTCTTGTTGAATACGCCTCCTATTTTCTTTTAATTCTATCTTTAACCCTCGCTTGGAGCTTGGGCTATAGCAAAGAAACATTTCCTGAAGCCCTAATCTTGCTTGCCCTTATCGCAAGAAGACTGCTTCCTGCTGTGAATCAACTCCTTTCTTTAAATCTGACTTTAAAAAATGCCGAATCTTCTTTCGTTTCTTTAAAAAAAGAGCTCCTAGAGGTGAAAAAAGAGAAAAAAGAATTTCACTTAGATTTTAATCATGAAATTACTCTTAAAGATATTTCATACTCATATAACGGTCATAATTACGCGCTAAATAATCTTTCTTGCACTTTTAAAAAAGGTACCTATGTTGCCATCATCGGCAAAACAGGCTCCGGCAAAAGTACTCTTCTCGACTTATTATGCGGTCTTATTAAACCTTCGTTAGGAGAGATTACAGTCGATGGGATCCCTTTTAGAGATCTTAAAGCGCTACAGCCAAAGATCGGTTATGTTCCCCAGCACACAGCTATTATTGATGATTCTCTAATAAATAATATTGCTTTTGGCGAGCCTGTTGATTTTAAAAGAATATTCGAAGCTTCAAGACAAGCTCATTTAATACACTTTACTGAAAAACTTAAAGATGGCTTTGATTCTAAAGTTGGAGATAAGGGAGTTCTTTTATCCGGTGGGGAAAGGCAGCGACTTTCTCTTGCAAGAGCTCTTTATAGAAACAGCGAGGTTTTAATTTTAGATGAAGCCTCTTCTGCTCTAGATACAAACACAGAGGATTTAATAGAAGCTGTGCTTAAATCAAAAGCTCCGCATCAAACAATATTTTCTGTGACTCATCGTTTATATAATATGGAAAGGTTTGATCAGATCTATTTAATGGAAGAAGGAAGAATCCAAAACTTCGGAACGCATGAAGAGCTTTTAAACACATCTTCTCTTTATCAAAAACTTTTAGGTCATAAAACCTTTGAGACAAACCGATCATGA
- a CDS encoding alpha-1,2-fucosyltransferase, whose translation MIRLLLLMLCLSPSFLVSAEKRVKFNKKPYVMSTIHAQLGNQLFEVAAALSLAIDHNAEAYFPDFETKKTDNIPKNKEIFFSNLNTQKPKNKCSYTYEEPEFSYHPIPYKPNMKIHGYFQSEKYFKPNKDRILPLFEPKKEIIEYLKSRYQDILDHPNTVAIHIRTYFDNDPEHHYYHLNGRSYVINAMRHFPKDSLFVVFSDKIDWTKQELKGLAENMRFIEKEAYYHDFYLMSLCKHQIISNSTFSWWAAYLNKNSNKIVVAPKKWFGPRLALNTKDLYPEGWILESN comes from the coding sequence ATGATACGTCTATTACTTCTGATGCTATGCCTTTCACCCTCGTTTTTGGTATCTGCCGAAAAAAGAGTCAAATTTAATAAAAAGCCTTATGTGATGTCAACCATTCATGCCCAGCTTGGCAACCAGCTTTTTGAAGTGGCAGCAGCCTTAAGCCTTGCCATAGATCATAACGCAGAAGCCTATTTCCCAGATTTTGAAACTAAGAAAACAGACAACATTCCAAAAAACAAAGAAATTTTTTTTTCGAATCTAAATACTCAAAAACCAAAAAATAAATGCTCTTATACCTATGAAGAACCCGAGTTTTCTTATCATCCAATCCCTTATAAACCCAATATGAAAATACATGGTTATTTTCAGTCGGAGAAATATTTCAAACCTAATAAAGATCGAATCCTTCCCTTATTTGAGCCAAAAAAAGAAATTATTGAATATTTGAAAAGCCGCTATCAAGATATCCTGGACCATCCAAATACGGTTGCCATACATATCAGAACTTATTTTGATAATGATCCGGAGCACCATTATTACCATTTAAATGGTCGAAGCTATGTTATAAATGCCATGCGTCATTTTCCAAAAGATAGTCTTTTCGTTGTTTTCTCTGATAAAATTGATTGGACTAAACAAGAATTAAAAGGGCTTGCCGAAAACATGCGTTTTATTGAAAAGGAAGCTTATTACCACGACTTTTATCTTATGAGCCTTTGCAAGCATCAAATCATTTCAAATTCTACTTTTTCCTGGTGGGCGGCGTACTTGAATAAAAATTCTAATAAAATAGTGGTCGCTCCAAAAAAATGGTTCGGACCAAGGCTTGCTCTTAACACAAAAGATTTATATCCGGAGGGGTGGATTTTAGAGAGCAACTAA